One genomic region from Vanacampus margaritifer isolate UIUO_Vmar chromosome 2, RoL_Vmar_1.0, whole genome shotgun sequence encodes:
- the LOC144043466 gene encoding tripartite motif-containing protein 16-like isoform X2: protein MTNMATSGCNSQEEPTVPCDTCMGEPGKAVKSCLTCLVSFCEDHVRPHLENAKFRNHRLVEPLRHVDARRCDVHCLPLERFCLTDGCCLCSDCCGLGHQDHATMSLEEARAQITDELQKKHEDIKRSVVATEKAMEKLRSNNDNMKEYSQWKEGAADVCLPNVSVTRVDHVYSYVQVVACVTQELCDLILASYHERLSAISPGSQPQTPQVFLPDPKTSEDFLKYAKNLTFDPDTVHNFLRLTADNRKVTNTSPWQHSYVDHPDRFEHWRQAMTSQSIYEGRHYAEAELSGEGAHVGVTYKSIERKGQEIASCITTNDFSWCVGRNSRGVSAWHAGVETPLEAQDVTRIGVYVDFCAGHVSFYHVSGSMRLLHKYNAAFIEPLYLIAWLSKKENVVCLVNTK, encoded by the exons ATGACAAACATGGCGACAAGCGGCTGTAACAGCCAAGAGGAGCCCACCGTCCCCTGCGATACGTGCATGGGCGAGCCGGGTAAGGCAGTCAAATCCTGCCTGACCTGCCTGGTATCCTTCTGCGAGGATCACGTCAGACCTCATCTAGAGAACGCCAAGTTCCGGAACCACCGTCTGGTGGAACCTCTGCGTCACGTGGATGCACGCAGGTGCGATGTCCATTGTCTTCCGCTGGAGCGCTTCTGCCTGACGGACGGATGCTGCTTGTGCTCCGACTGCTGCGGTCTGGGGCACCAAGATCACGCCACTATGTCTTTGGAGGAGGCGAGGGCTCAGATTACG GATGAGCTGCAGAAAAAGCACGAGGACATAAAGCGGAGCGTTGTGGCCACAGAAAAAGCAATGGAGAAGCTGCGGAGCAACAATGACAACATGAAG GAATACTCGCAGTGGAAAGAGGGAGCGGCGGACGTTTGCTTGCCCAACGTCAGCGTGACTCGTGTGGACCATGTGTACTCTTACGTCCAGGTCGTAGCGTGTGTCACACAAGAGCTGTGTGACTTAATTCTCGCCTCCTACCACGAAAGGCTCAGTGCCATTTCTCCAG GCAGCCAACCCCAGACGCCGCAAGTTTTTTTGCCTGATCCAAAGACCTCGgaagactttttaaaat ATGCAAAGAATTTGACCTTTGACCCAGACACGGTCCATAACTTCCTGCGCCTAACAGCGGACAACAGGAAGGTGACCAACACCAGCCCCTGGCAGCACAGCTACGTGGACCATCCCGATCGCTTCGAGCACTGGCGCCAGGCGATGACATCACAGAGCATTTACGAGGGCCGCCACTACGCCGAGGCGGAGCTGAGCGGCGAGGGGGCTCACGTGGGCGTCACCTACAAGAGCATCGAGCGCAAGGGTCAAGAAATTGCCAGCTGCATCACCACCAACGACTTTTCGTGGTGCGTCGGGAGGAACAGCCGAGGTGTCTCCGCCTGGCACGCCGGTGTGGAAACGCCATTGGAGGCTCAGGATGTGACAAGAATCGGCGTTTACGTTGACTTCTGTGCCGGCCACGTGTCGTTTTACCATGTGAGCGGGTCCATGAGACTGCTGCATAAATACAATGCTGCTTTCATTGAGCCATTGTATCTCATTGCATGGCTCTCAAAGAAGGAGAATGTAGTTTGTCTGGTTAATACAAAGTGA
- the LOC144043466 gene encoding tripartite motif-containing protein 16-like isoform X1, with amino-acid sequence MTNMATSGCNSQEEPTVPCDTCMGEPGKAVKSCLTCLVSFCEDHVRPHLENAKFRNHRLVEPLRHVDARRCDVHCLPLERFCLTDGCCLCSDCCGLGHQDHATMSLEEARAQITDELQKKHEDIKRSVVATEKAMEKLRSNNDNMKSVVQEVSAQVDQHFSRLQEAVAEARKQAAVRLEAEQRRALRQAEGVEAHLKQRKAELSKTLARMDKVARSECDVSFLQEYSQWKEGAADVCLPNVSVTRVDHVYSYVQVVACVTQELCDLILASYHERLSAISPGSQPQTPQVFLPDPKTSEDFLKYAKNLTFDPDTVHNFLRLTADNRKVTNTSPWQHSYVDHPDRFEHWRQAMTSQSIYEGRHYAEAELSGEGAHVGVTYKSIERKGQEIASCITTNDFSWCVGRNSRGVSAWHAGVETPLEAQDVTRIGVYVDFCAGHVSFYHVSGSMRLLHKYNAAFIEPLYLIAWLSKKENVVCLVNTK; translated from the exons ATGACAAACATGGCGACAAGCGGCTGTAACAGCCAAGAGGAGCCCACCGTCCCCTGCGATACGTGCATGGGCGAGCCGGGTAAGGCAGTCAAATCCTGCCTGACCTGCCTGGTATCCTTCTGCGAGGATCACGTCAGACCTCATCTAGAGAACGCCAAGTTCCGGAACCACCGTCTGGTGGAACCTCTGCGTCACGTGGATGCACGCAGGTGCGATGTCCATTGTCTTCCGCTGGAGCGCTTCTGCCTGACGGACGGATGCTGCTTGTGCTCCGACTGCTGCGGTCTGGGGCACCAAGATCACGCCACTATGTCTTTGGAGGAGGCGAGGGCTCAGATTACG GATGAGCTGCAGAAAAAGCACGAGGACATAAAGCGGAGCGTTGTGGCCACAGAAAAAGCAATGGAGAAGCTGCGGAGCAACAATGACAACATGAAG TCTGTGGTGCAAGAGGTGTCTGCTCAGGTGGATCAGCACTTCTCCAGGCTGCAGGAGGCGGTGGCGGAGGCCAGGAAGCAGGCGGCGGTGCGGCTGGAGGCAGAGCAGAGGCGAGCGTTGCGCCAGGCGGAGGGCGTAGAGGCTCACCTGAAGCAGAGGAAGGCGGAGCTTAGTAAGACCTTGGCCAGGATGGACAAAGTGGCGCGAAGCGAGTGCGACGTGTCCTTCCTGCAG GAATACTCGCAGTGGAAAGAGGGAGCGGCGGACGTTTGCTTGCCCAACGTCAGCGTGACTCGTGTGGACCATGTGTACTCTTACGTCCAGGTCGTAGCGTGTGTCACACAAGAGCTGTGTGACTTAATTCTCGCCTCCTACCACGAAAGGCTCAGTGCCATTTCTCCAG GCAGCCAACCCCAGACGCCGCAAGTTTTTTTGCCTGATCCAAAGACCTCGgaagactttttaaaat ATGCAAAGAATTTGACCTTTGACCCAGACACGGTCCATAACTTCCTGCGCCTAACAGCGGACAACAGGAAGGTGACCAACACCAGCCCCTGGCAGCACAGCTACGTGGACCATCCCGATCGCTTCGAGCACTGGCGCCAGGCGATGACATCACAGAGCATTTACGAGGGCCGCCACTACGCCGAGGCGGAGCTGAGCGGCGAGGGGGCTCACGTGGGCGTCACCTACAAGAGCATCGAGCGCAAGGGTCAAGAAATTGCCAGCTGCATCACCACCAACGACTTTTCGTGGTGCGTCGGGAGGAACAGCCGAGGTGTCTCCGCCTGGCACGCCGGTGTGGAAACGCCATTGGAGGCTCAGGATGTGACAAGAATCGGCGTTTACGTTGACTTCTGTGCCGGCCACGTGTCGTTTTACCATGTGAGCGGGTCCATGAGACTGCTGCATAAATACAATGCTGCTTTCATTGAGCCATTGTATCTCATTGCATGGCTCTCAAAGAAGGAGAATGTAGTTTGTCTGGTTAATACAAAGTGA
- the ush1ga gene encoding pre-mRNA splicing regulator USH1G isoform X2, whose amino-acid sequence MNDRYHKAARDGYLDLLKEATRKDLNAPDEDGMTPTLWAAYHGNLEALRLIVARGGNPDKCDIWGNTPLHLAAANGHHNCLFFLVSFGANIWCLDNDYHTPLDMAATKNHMDCVRYLDSIASKQMGLNPKLVNKLKERAFRDAERRIKECAKMQKKHHKRMEKKFHKEVPEASVSDVMSFSSYSSGSVSHKVHNFNAADVSVPYSQATLHATNRGKTKIQKKLEKKKQGDGTFKIYEDGRKSVRSLSGLQLGNDVMFLKPGTYVNPKDYGRRNIRDMFLRDHNDDAISRAISEPDLHGTNADHSEVSTDSGHDSLFNRPGLGTMVFRRNYVSGGMFDLGDPDGTDGSGNTVRLRSRLHPHRSLDEDSIGSARSLQERNLEELPWEEVELGLDDDDEAHTSPLEVFLATQSMSEFFSIFRREKIDLQALLLCSDHDLKSIHIPLGPRKKILDACQRRLETIEDPECIEDTEL is encoded by the exons ATGAACGACAGGTACCACAAGGCGGCACGGGACGGTTACTTGGACCTGCTGAAGGAGGCCACCCGCAAGGACCTCAATGCGCCCGACGAGGATGGAATGACACCGACTCTATGGGCGGCCTACCACGGAAACCTGGAGGCTCTGCGGCTCATCGTGGCGAGGGG TGGGAACCCTGACAAGTGTGACATATGGGGCAACACACCACTCCACCTAGCTGCGGCCAATGGTCACCACAACTGCCTTTTCTTCCTAGTGTCGTTTGGCGCTAACATATGGTGCCTGGATAATGACTACCACACGCCGCTCGATATGGCTGCCACCAAGAATCACATGGACTGCGTCCGCTACCTGGACTCCATTGCCTCCAAGCAAATGGGGCTCAACCCCAAGCTAGTGAACAAACTTAAAGAGCGGGCGTTTCGAGACGCCGAGCGGCGTATCAAAGAGTGCGCCAAGATGCAGAAGAAGCACCATAAGCGCATGGAAAAGAAGTTCCATAAGGAGGTGCCCGAGGCATCCGTGTCGGACGTCATGAGTTTTTCCAGTTACAGCAGCGGCTCTGTTAGCCACAAGGTGCACAACTTCAACGCAGCCGACGTCAGTGTGCCATATTCACAG GCTACTCTTCATGCCACAAACCGAGGGAAGACAAAGATCCAGAAGAAGCTGGAGAAAAAGAAACAAGGAGATGGGACCTTTAAGATCTATGAGGACGGGAGGAAAAGTGTACGCTCCCTCTCTGGACTTCAACTGGGCAACGATGTCATGTTCCTCAAACCTGGCACATACGTCAATCCGAAGGATTATGGCCGCCGCAACATTCGCGACATGTTTCTCAGAGACCACAATGACGACGCCATTTCACGTGCCATCAGTGAGCCGGACCTGCACGGGACCAATGCAGATCACTCGGAGGTTAGCACAGACTCGGGACATGATTCCCTGTTCAACCGGCCCGGTCTAGGCACCATGGTCTTCAGGAGGAACTACGTGAGCGGGGGGATGTTTGACCTGGGCGATCCAGACGGGACTGATGGCTCAGGCAACACGGTCCGTCTACGCAGTAGACTGCACCCTCACCGAAGCCTGGATGAGGACAGCATCGGAAGCGCTCGCAGCCTGCAGGAGAGAAACCTGGAGGAGCTTCCCTGGGAGGAGGTGGAATTGGGGCTGGACGATGACGACGAGGCCCACACCAGCCCTCTGGAGGTCTTCTTGGCCACGCAGAGCATGAGCGAGTTCTTCTCCATCTTTAGGAGGGAGAAGATCGACCTCCAAGCACTGCTGCTCTGCTCGGACCATGATCTCAAGAGCATCCACATCCCTTTAGGACCCAGGAAAAAGATCTTAGATGCCTGTCAGAGACGCCTTGAGACCATAGAAGACCCAGAGTGCATTGAGGACACTGAACT ATGA
- the ush1ga gene encoding pre-mRNA splicing regulator USH1G isoform X3, with protein MNDRYHKAARDGYLDLLKEATRKDLNAPDEDGMTPTLWAAYHGNLEALRLIVARGGNPDKCDIWGNTPLHLAAANGHHNCLFFLVSFGANIWCLDNDYHTPLDMAATKNHMDCVRYLDSIASKQMGLNPKLVNKLKERAFRDAERRIKECAKMQKKHHKRMEKKFHKEVPEASVSDVMSFSSYSSGSVSHKATLHATNRGKTKIQKKLEKKKQGDGTFKIYEDGRKSVRSLSGLQLGNDVMFLKPGTYVNPKDYGRRNIRDMFLRDHNDDAISRAISEPDLHGTNADHSEVSTDSGHDSLFNRPGLGTMVFRRNYVSGGMFDLGDPDGTDGSGNTVRLRSRLHPHRSLDEDSIGSARSLQERNLEELPWEEVELGLDDDDEAHTSPLEVFLATQSMSEFFSIFRREKIDLQALLLCSDHDLKSIHIPLGPRKKILDACQRRLETIEDPECIEDTEL; from the exons ATGAACGACAGGTACCACAAGGCGGCACGGGACGGTTACTTGGACCTGCTGAAGGAGGCCACCCGCAAGGACCTCAATGCGCCCGACGAGGATGGAATGACACCGACTCTATGGGCGGCCTACCACGGAAACCTGGAGGCTCTGCGGCTCATCGTGGCGAGGGG TGGGAACCCTGACAAGTGTGACATATGGGGCAACACACCACTCCACCTAGCTGCGGCCAATGGTCACCACAACTGCCTTTTCTTCCTAGTGTCGTTTGGCGCTAACATATGGTGCCTGGATAATGACTACCACACGCCGCTCGATATGGCTGCCACCAAGAATCACATGGACTGCGTCCGCTACCTGGACTCCATTGCCTCCAAGCAAATGGGGCTCAACCCCAAGCTAGTGAACAAACTTAAAGAGCGGGCGTTTCGAGACGCCGAGCGGCGTATCAAAGAGTGCGCCAAGATGCAGAAGAAGCACCATAAGCGCATGGAAAAGAAGTTCCATAAGGAGGTGCCCGAGGCATCCGTGTCGGACGTCATGAGTTTTTCCAGTTACAGCAGCGGCTCTGTTAGCCACAAG GCTACTCTTCATGCCACAAACCGAGGGAAGACAAAGATCCAGAAGAAGCTGGAGAAAAAGAAACAAGGAGATGGGACCTTTAAGATCTATGAGGACGGGAGGAAAAGTGTACGCTCCCTCTCTGGACTTCAACTGGGCAACGATGTCATGTTCCTCAAACCTGGCACATACGTCAATCCGAAGGATTATGGCCGCCGCAACATTCGCGACATGTTTCTCAGAGACCACAATGACGACGCCATTTCACGTGCCATCAGTGAGCCGGACCTGCACGGGACCAATGCAGATCACTCGGAGGTTAGCACAGACTCGGGACATGATTCCCTGTTCAACCGGCCCGGTCTAGGCACCATGGTCTTCAGGAGGAACTACGTGAGCGGGGGGATGTTTGACCTGGGCGATCCAGACGGGACTGATGGCTCAGGCAACACGGTCCGTCTACGCAGTAGACTGCACCCTCACCGAAGCCTGGATGAGGACAGCATCGGAAGCGCTCGCAGCCTGCAGGAGAGAAACCTGGAGGAGCTTCCCTGGGAGGAGGTGGAATTGGGGCTGGACGATGACGACGAGGCCCACACCAGCCCTCTGGAGGTCTTCTTGGCCACGCAGAGCATGAGCGAGTTCTTCTCCATCTTTAGGAGGGAGAAGATCGACCTCCAAGCACTGCTGCTCTGCTCGGACCATGATCTCAAGAGCATCCACATCCCTTTAGGACCCAGGAAAAAGATCTTAGATGCCTGTCAGAGACGCCTTGAGACCATAGAAGACCCAGAGTGCATTGAGGACACTGAACT ATGA
- the ush1ga gene encoding pre-mRNA splicing regulator USH1G isoform X1 — translation MNDRYHKAARDGYLDLLKEATRKDLNAPDEDGMTPTLWAAYHGNLEALRLIVARGGNPDKCDIWGNTPLHLAAANGHHNCLFFLVSFGANIWCLDNDYHTPLDMAATKNHMDCVRYLDSIASKQMGLNPKLVNKLKERAFRDAERRIKECAKMQKKHHKRMEKKFHKEVPEASVSDVMSFSSYSSGSVSHKVHNFNAADVSVPYSQATLHATNRGKTKIQKKLEKKKQGDGTFKIYEDGRKSVRSLSGLQLGNDVMFLKPGTYVNPKDYGRRNIRDMFLRDHNDDAISRAISEPDLHGTNADHSEVSTDSGHDSLFNRPGLGTMVFRRNYVSGGMFDLGDPDGTDGSGNTVRLRSRLHPHRSLDEDSIGSARSLQERNLEELPWEEVELGLDDDDEAHTSPLEVFLATQSMSEFFSIFRREKIDLQALLLCSDHDLKSIHIPLGPRKKILDACQRRLETIEDPECIEDTEL, via the exons ATGAACGACAGGTACCACAAGGCGGCACGGGACGGTTACTTGGACCTGCTGAAGGAGGCCACCCGCAAGGACCTCAATGCGCCCGACGAGGATGGAATGACACCGACTCTATGGGCGGCCTACCACGGAAACCTGGAGGCTCTGCGGCTCATCGTGGCGAGGGG TGGGAACCCTGACAAGTGTGACATATGGGGCAACACACCACTCCACCTAGCTGCGGCCAATGGTCACCACAACTGCCTTTTCTTCCTAGTGTCGTTTGGCGCTAACATATGGTGCCTGGATAATGACTACCACACGCCGCTCGATATGGCTGCCACCAAGAATCACATGGACTGCGTCCGCTACCTGGACTCCATTGCCTCCAAGCAAATGGGGCTCAACCCCAAGCTAGTGAACAAACTTAAAGAGCGGGCGTTTCGAGACGCCGAGCGGCGTATCAAAGAGTGCGCCAAGATGCAGAAGAAGCACCATAAGCGCATGGAAAAGAAGTTCCATAAGGAGGTGCCCGAGGCATCCGTGTCGGACGTCATGAGTTTTTCCAGTTACAGCAGCGGCTCTGTTAGCCACAAGGTGCACAACTTCAACGCAGCCGACGTCAGTGTGCCATATTCACAG GCTACTCTTCATGCCACAAACCGAGGGAAGACAAAGATCCAGAAGAAGCTGGAGAAAAAGAAACAAGGAGATGGGACCTTTAAGATCTATGAGGACGGGAGGAAAAGTGTACGCTCCCTCTCTGGACTTCAACTGGGCAACGATGTCATGTTCCTCAAACCTGGCACATACGTCAATCCGAAGGATTATGGCCGCCGCAACATTCGCGACATGTTTCTCAGAGACCACAATGACGACGCCATTTCACGTGCCATCAGTGAGCCGGACCTGCACGGGACCAATGCAGATCACTCGGAGGTTAGCACAGACTCGGGACATGATTCCCTGTTCAACCGGCCCGGTCTAGGCACCATGGTCTTCAGGAGGAACTACGTGAGCGGGGGGATGTTTGACCTGGGCGATCCAGACGGGACTGATGGCTCAGGCAACACGGTCCGTCTACGCAGTAGACTGCACCCTCACCGAAGCCTGGATGAGGACAGCATCGGAAGCGCTCGCAGCCTGCAGGAGAGAAACCTGGAGGAGCTTCCCTGGGAGGAGGTGGAATTGGGGCTGGACGATGACGACGAGGCCCACACCAGCCCTCTGGAGGTCTTCTTGGCCACGCAGAGCATGAGCGAGTTCTTCTCCATCTTTAGGAGGGAGAAGATCGACCTCCAAGCACTGCTGCTCTGCTCGGACCATGATCTCAAGAGCATCCACATCCCTTTAGGACCCAGGAAAAAGATCTTAGATGCCTGTCAGAGACGCCTTGAGACCATAGAAGACCCAGAGTGCATTGAGGACACTGAACTGTAA
- the LOC144043460 gene encoding proton channel OTOP2-like: protein MCLNTGYPCNCLADGNTCEPCRMNKDGDVQVHDTLHSGAAENTGEPDPLSKITSAPNKERDRNWGWILSGVIFINILMLGIALVSGSAYEHVDISMSDLQVFLVIILILTSIWMIYYIIYTARIENAVAYRDQHAGPVWLRGGMVLFGLLSIIMDIFKIASYVGFLHCESAIKIVFPVIQLVFIVVQTYFMWVHAKDCVQLQRNLTRCGLMLSLSINLVLWMAAVTDESLHQTSHPEGDHGGDHGNDTHESDDHYDNSSHKILGRMQYISKASYGEDGCDCSHTSCSMFKEAYFYLYPFNIEYSLFASAMAYVMWKNVGRLGEAHDPHSHGHAHKFHLKDALIGPLVGVLLVFSGLATFIVYEMDMNEDGEDDHSKRDQALLIHFIINIVIISLMLVATVVGATIYKLDRREHDSEKNPTRSLDVGLLVGTSMGQFIISYFTIVAMVASGAQGHLNRLNLTLAILMVVQIGLQNFFIVEGLHREPFHEEHHTPVTSVTNIYALEHYSKELNGLEGSEIRAKPELELPTVTPYGHMVHYPHKLTWKRRVLKEVSVFLMLANIILWIMPAFGARPQFDHPAETEFYDFNIWAAIVNVGLPFAIFYRMHSVAALLEVFVIS, encoded by the exons ATGTGCTTGAACACCGGCTACCCATGTAACTGTCTGGCCGACGGAAACacttgtgaaccctgcaggatGAACAAAGACGGGGACGTTCAGGTGCACGACACCTTGCACAGCGGTGCGGCGGAGAACACAGGTGAGCCCGATCCCCTGAGCAAAATAACAAGTGCTCCGAATAAGGAAAGGGACAGAAACTGGGGATGGATTCTGTCCGGGGTCATCTTTATCAACATCCTCATGCTGGGTATCGCGCTGGTGAGCGGAAGCGCCTACGAGCACGTAGACATCAGCATGTCTGACCTCCAAGTTTTCCTTGttatcatcctcatcctcacctCCATCTGGATGATCTACTACATCATCTACACGGCCAGGATTGAAAACGCCGTGGCTTACAGGGACCAACACGCCGGACCCGTATGGCTCAGGG GAGGAATGGTGCTGTTTGGACTCCTCAGCATCATTATGGACATTTTTAAGATCGCGAGCTACGTCGGCTTCCTCCACTGCGAGTCGGCCATCAAGATTGTTTTTCCCGTGATCCAACTTGTTTTCATTGTCGTGCAG ACGTACTTCATGTGGGTCCATGCAAAGGACTGCGTACAGCTCCAAAGGAACCTTACACG GTGCGGTCTGATGCTCTCCCTCTCCATTAATCTGGTTTTGTGGATGGCTGCGGTCACGGACGAGTCGCTCCACCAAACAAGCCACCCAGAGGGTGACCACGGCGGCGACCACGGCAATGACACACATGAATCCGACGACCACTACGACAACAGCTCTCACAAGATCTTGGGGCGGATGCAGTACATCAGTAAAG CGAGTTACGGAGAGGACGGATGCGATTGCAGCCACACGTCCTGCAGCATGTTCAAAGAGGCCTACTTCTACTTGTACCCCTTCAACATCGAGTACAGCCTCTTCGCCTCCGCCATGGCCTACGTCATGTGGAAAAACGTCGGCCGACTGGGCGAGGCTCACGACCCGCACAGCCACGGCCACGCCCACAAGTTCCACCTCAAGGACGCGCTCATTGGCCCCCTGGTAGGAGTCCTCCTGGTGTTCTCAGGCCTGGCCACCTTCATCGTGTACGAGATGGACATGAATGAGGACGGAGAAGATGACCACAGCAAGCGAGACCAAGCGCTGTTGATCCACTTTATCATCAACATTGTGATTATAAGCCTTATGCTGGTGGCCACTGTGGTCGGCGCGACCATCTACAAGCTGGACCGCCGGGAGCACGACTCAGAGAAGAACCCCACGCGTAGCTTGGATGTGGGCCTGCTGGTAGGAACCTCTATGGGGCAGTTCATCATCAGCTACTTCACTATAGTCGCCATGGTGGCATCCGGAGCCCAGGGCCACCTTAACAGGCTCAACCTGACCTTGGCTATACTGATGGTGGTCCAGATCGGGCTGCAGAACTTCTTCATTGTCGAAGGTCTCCACCGGGAGCCTTTCCACGAGGAGCACCACACGCCGGTGACCTCAGTGACCAACATCTACGCGCTGGAGCACTACAGCAAAGAGCTGAACGGTCTGGAAGGATCAGAAATAAGGGCAAAACCGGAGCTGGAGCTGCCGACGGTAACGCCGTACGGCCACATGGTGCACTACCCACACAAACTGACGTGGAAGAGGAGGGTTCTGAAGGAGGTGTCTGTCTTTTTAATGCTGGCCAACATCATT CTGTGGATCATGCCAGCATTTGGCGCTCGCCCTCAGTTCGACCACCCGGCTGAAACGGAATTCTACGACTTCAACATCTGGGCCGCCATCGTGAACGTCGGATTGCCTTTCGCCATCTTTTATCGCATGCACTCAGTGGCCGCCCTCTTGGAAGTGTTCGTCATCTCATAA